In a genomic window of Paraburkholderia phenazinium:
- a CDS encoding PRC-barrel domain-containing protein produces MLRNIEFLQGSTVKASDGDVGTVTQLYFDDEAWAVRYLVVDTGNWLRDRQVLISPYAVLHADPGSTEVRVRLTQQQVRDSPNIDAHKPVSRQHEIDYLRYYGYPTYWGGPNVWGMGAYPAFDGLDATAALPLGAYPSIEPDPDEPPADTHLRSTEGMKGYHIETIDGSIGHVSGFVFDDESWVIRYLTVDTRNWWPGGKEVLLATGWIELIDWFGSTVSTTLTRDAIKQSPAYDDTIPVTRDYETALHEFYGRPGYWTKQRTALPGEIQA; encoded by the coding sequence ATGTTGCGCAATATCGAGTTTTTGCAGGGGTCCACCGTCAAGGCAAGCGACGGCGATGTCGGGACCGTCACGCAACTCTACTTCGACGATGAAGCGTGGGCCGTTCGCTACCTGGTGGTCGACACCGGCAACTGGCTGAGGGACCGGCAGGTGCTGATTTCGCCGTATGCGGTGTTGCACGCCGATCCGGGTTCGACTGAAGTGCGCGTGAGGCTCACGCAGCAACAGGTGCGCGATAGTCCGAATATCGATGCGCACAAGCCGGTGTCGCGTCAGCACGAGATCGACTATCTGCGGTACTACGGTTATCCGACCTATTGGGGCGGCCCGAACGTCTGGGGGATGGGGGCGTACCCGGCCTTCGACGGACTGGATGCAACAGCGGCGCTGCCATTAGGCGCTTATCCGTCTATAGAACCGGATCCGGACGAGCCGCCGGCGGATACCCATTTGCGCAGCACGGAAGGCATGAAGGGCTATCACATCGAAACGATCGACGGCAGCATCGGCCACGTTTCCGGCTTCGTCTTCGACGACGAGTCGTGGGTCATCCGTTATCTGACCGTCGATACGCGCAACTGGTGGCCCGGTGGCAAGGAAGTGCTGCTGGCAACCGGGTGGATCGAACTGATCGACTGGTTCGGTTCAACCGTGTCCACGACGTTGACGCGCGATGCGATCAAACAAAGTCCCGCGTACGACGACACGATTCCGGTTACCCGCGACTACGAAACGGCACTGCACGAGTTTTACGGCAGACCGGGCTATTGGACTAAACAAAGGACGGCATTGCCGGGCGAAATCCAGGCATGA
- a CDS encoding Crp/Fnr family transcriptional regulator, with protein sequence MSNLQHPKQNHLLSVLPDAEWLRIEPHLVPVEMPLGQVVYESGDRLDHVYFPTTAIVSLLYVMEDGASAEIAIVGNEGLIGIALFMGGETTPSRAVVQSAGHAYRLEARLLKEEFHRAGPVQRLLLRYTQALITQMAQTAVCNRHHSIDQQLCRWLLLSIDRLPSNELKMTQELIANMLGVRRPGVTEAAMKLQDAGLIRYSYGHIEVLDRPGLEKRVCECYGVVRREFDRLLPDLRAI encoded by the coding sequence ATGTCGAACCTTCAACACCCGAAACAGAATCACCTGCTATCCGTCTTACCTGATGCAGAGTGGCTACGCATTGAACCGCACCTCGTGCCGGTCGAGATGCCGCTGGGCCAGGTTGTCTACGAATCCGGCGACCGCCTCGATCACGTGTATTTCCCCACCACCGCCATCGTCTCGCTGCTGTACGTCATGGAAGACGGCGCCTCCGCGGAGATTGCGATTGTCGGCAACGAGGGGCTCATTGGCATCGCGCTGTTTATGGGCGGAGAAACCACCCCTAGCCGCGCGGTCGTGCAAAGCGCAGGGCACGCCTATCGGCTTGAAGCCCGCCTCCTGAAGGAAGAGTTTCATCGTGCCGGCCCAGTGCAGCGGCTGTTGCTTCGGTACACCCAGGCATTGATCACACAGATGGCGCAAACCGCGGTTTGCAACCGGCACCATTCGATCGATCAACAGTTGTGCCGCTGGCTGCTCCTCAGCATCGACCGGTTGCCGTCCAATGAACTGAAGATGACGCAGGAACTGATCGCCAACATGCTCGGCGTACGCCGGCCTGGCGTGACCGAGGCGGCCATGAAGTTGCAGGATGCAGGCTTGATCCGCTACAGCTATGGTCATATCGAGGTACTGGACAGGCCCGGTCTGGAAAAGCGTGTCTGCGAATGCTACGGCGTGGTACGGCGCGAATTCGACCGCCTGTTGCCCGATCTGCGCGCCATCTAG
- a CDS encoding LysR family transcriptional regulator, with amino-acid sequence MTFNLQQLHAFTTIVESGSLGRAAELLHVTQPALSRSIKRLEDQLGTPLFERHSKGMQLTAIGETLLPHATLLLREADNAREEIDAMRGLAKGTIRVGAVASIATLVLPLAVSGVLARWPNLRVQIIEGVWDRLADSLLKQEIDLALSMAVPDTDEITAIADCCWEDLSYVVAALDHPLRNKANLCLADTLGLPWCLPPRGTGPFEHLERVFAEQGLGMPEIAVETRSITVLKSLVTRAGFLSWMAAPMYDTESAAGVFDTLPIAGLVGRRTLTAFRRRRGILPSPAVRLLEQLRLLTADRDNG; translated from the coding sequence ATGACTTTCAATCTGCAACAACTTCATGCGTTCACGACCATCGTCGAGAGCGGCAGCCTCGGCCGGGCGGCGGAACTGCTTCATGTGACCCAGCCGGCGCTCAGCCGTTCGATCAAGCGGCTCGAAGACCAACTCGGCACACCGCTGTTCGAGCGTCACTCCAAAGGCATGCAGCTTACGGCGATTGGCGAAACGCTGCTGCCGCACGCTACCCTGCTGCTGCGCGAAGCCGACAACGCCCGCGAAGAAATCGACGCAATGCGCGGCCTCGCCAAGGGCACGATCCGGGTGGGCGCGGTGGCGAGTATCGCGACGCTCGTTCTGCCGCTGGCGGTGAGCGGCGTGCTGGCGCGCTGGCCGAACCTGCGCGTGCAGATTATCGAGGGCGTGTGGGACCGCCTGGCGGACAGCCTGCTCAAGCAGGAGATCGACCTCGCGCTCAGCATGGCGGTGCCCGACACGGACGAAATCACCGCCATCGCTGACTGCTGCTGGGAAGACCTGAGTTATGTGGTCGCCGCGCTCGATCATCCGCTGCGTAACAAGGCGAATCTATGCCTCGCGGATACGCTGGGCCTGCCATGGTGTTTGCCGCCGCGCGGCACAGGGCCCTTCGAGCATCTGGAACGGGTGTTCGCCGAACAGGGCCTGGGCATGCCTGAGATTGCCGTGGAGACCCGTTCGATCACGGTGCTGAAGAGCCTGGTGACGCGTGCGGGCTTCCTGAGCTGGATGGCCGCGCCGATGTACGACACCGAAAGTGCCGCGGGTGTGTTCGACACCTTGCCGATTGCCGGCCTGGTCGGCAGGCGGACGTTGACGGCATTTCGCCGGCGGCGCGGCATATTGCCGAGTCCGGCGGTCAGGCTGCTGGAGCAGTTGCGCCTGTTGACGGCAGATCGGGATAACGGATAA
- the mdlC gene encoding benzoylformate decarboxylase, translating to MTSSAPRSSDVSGTLTPSGTTPAAPFTVRHAVIDLMRRFGMTSVFANPGSTELPLFRDFPADFRYVLGLQEAVVVGMADGYAQATGNAAFVNLHSAAGLGNAMGNIFTAFRNRTPLVITAGQQARSILPFDPFLASTQATELPKPYVKWSIEPARAEDVPLAIARAYHVAMQEPRGPVLVSIPVDDWDRPAEPVPARVVSTVTRPEPQVLEQIGAALDASERPALVVGGAVDRAGAWDAVVRLAERHNARVYVAPMSGRCGFPEDHRLFAGFLPAMREKIVDQLAGHDLIFVVGAPAFTYHVEGAGPHVPQGAALCQLIDDPGVAAWTPVGIAAVGNIRLGVTDLLARPAPRTRPLPEPRAPRPRAEPSPRMSVAFALQTLAEVRDAADIVVEEAPSSRPALQAYLPITRSGTFYTMDSGGLGYGMPAAVGVALAKPGTRVIAVIGDGSSMYSIQALYSAVQLDVPITFVILNNSRYAALQEFAPEFGFADTDPVQGTDLPGLDFVSLAAGMGCQGERVSDANRLHEVLRAALRSPKPRLVEVVVA from the coding sequence ATGACCAGCAGCGCGCCCCGTTCCTCAGACGTTTCGGGCACTCTCACCCCTTCCGGCACCACCCCGGCCGCGCCGTTCACCGTGCGTCACGCGGTCATCGACCTGATGCGCCGCTTCGGCATGACCTCGGTTTTCGCCAATCCCGGCTCGACCGAACTGCCGCTGTTCCGCGATTTCCCCGCTGATTTCCGCTATGTGCTGGGCCTGCAGGAGGCCGTCGTGGTCGGCATGGCCGACGGTTATGCCCAGGCCACCGGCAATGCCGCGTTCGTGAACCTGCATTCGGCGGCTGGCCTCGGTAACGCAATGGGCAACATCTTCACGGCGTTCCGTAACCGCACGCCGCTCGTGATCACGGCCGGCCAGCAGGCCCGCTCGATTCTGCCGTTCGATCCGTTCCTCGCCTCCACGCAGGCGACCGAGTTACCGAAGCCCTATGTCAAATGGAGCATCGAACCGGCGCGCGCCGAGGATGTGCCGCTGGCGATTGCGCGGGCCTACCACGTGGCGATGCAGGAGCCGCGTGGCCCGGTGCTGGTGTCGATTCCGGTCGACGATTGGGATCGCCCGGCCGAGCCGGTGCCGGCACGCGTGGTCAGCACCGTGACGCGGCCCGAGCCACAGGTGCTCGAGCAGATCGGCGCCGCGCTCGATGCGAGCGAGCGTCCTGCGCTCGTGGTCGGCGGTGCGGTGGATCGCGCCGGCGCCTGGGACGCCGTCGTGCGTCTTGCCGAACGGCACAACGCTCGCGTCTACGTGGCGCCCATGTCGGGACGCTGCGGCTTTCCTGAAGACCACCGGCTGTTCGCCGGTTTCCTGCCGGCGATGCGCGAGAAGATCGTCGACCAGCTCGCGGGACACGACCTGATCTTCGTGGTGGGCGCCCCGGCTTTTACGTATCACGTGGAAGGCGCCGGTCCGCATGTGCCGCAAGGCGCGGCACTGTGCCAACTGATCGACGATCCGGGCGTGGCCGCGTGGACGCCGGTCGGGATCGCTGCGGTGGGCAATATCCGGCTTGGCGTGACCGATCTGCTGGCGCGTCCGGCGCCCCGCACGCGGCCGTTGCCCGAGCCGCGTGCGCCACGGCCGCGCGCCGAGCCGTCGCCGCGCATGTCGGTGGCCTTCGCGCTGCAAACGCTGGCGGAGGTGCGCGACGCAGCCGATATCGTGGTCGAAGAAGCACCGAGTTCGCGTCCGGCGCTGCAGGCCTACCTGCCCATCACGCGCAGCGGCACGTTCTATACGATGGACAGCGGCGGCCTCGGCTACGGCATGCCTGCCGCGGTTGGGGTGGCGCTGGCGAAGCCGGGCACGCGGGTGATCGCCGTGATCGGCGACGGCTCCAGCATGTATTCGATTCAGGCGCTGTATAGCGCGGTGCAACTCGATGTGCCGATTACCTTCGTGATCCTGAATAACTCGCGTTATGCCGCGTTGCAGGAGTTCGCGCCGGAGTTTGGTTTTGCCGACACCGACCCGGTGCAAGGCACCGATCTGCCCGGCCTCGATTTCGTCTCGCTGGCTGCGGGGATGGGCTGCCAGGGCGAGCGCGTGAGCGACGCGAACCGCCTGCACGAGGTATTGCGCGCGGCATTGCGCTCGCCGAAGCCGAGGCTGGTCGAAGTTGTGGTGGCCTGA
- a CDS encoding aldehyde dehydrogenase produces MQSISMLIDGEAVQASNGATFERRNPLDGEVATRAPAATVADAVAAVDAAAAAFPAWAAMGPGERRALLMKAAHALEARGEDFAAAMAAETGASGMWAGFNVHLAAGGLLEAAALTTQVGGELIPSDVPGSLAMGVRQAAGVVLGIAPWNAPVILAVRAIALPLACGNTVVLKGSEICPATHGLIVEVLQEAGLPKGVVNFVTNAPADAGAVVEAMIAHPKVRRVNFTGSTHVGKIIAATCARYLKPAVLELGGKAPLIVLDDADLDAAVNAAAFGAFANSGQICMSTERIIVDRRVADAFVAQLATKSRGLPLGDPRKGPVVLGSVVDMSTVERCNALIDDALAKGATLVCGGKADSTLMPATLLDHVTPAMRIYAEESFGPVKAIVRVDGEEEALACANDNEYGLSSAVFSRDVARAMNLARRIESGICHVNGPTVHDEAQMPFGGVKGSGLGRFGGQAGIAEFTDLRWITVQTTPRHYPF; encoded by the coding sequence ATGCAGTCCATTTCGATGTTGATCGACGGCGAAGCGGTTCAGGCCAGTAACGGCGCGACCTTCGAACGCCGCAATCCCCTTGATGGCGAGGTCGCCACGCGAGCCCCGGCGGCGACCGTGGCCGATGCCGTCGCGGCCGTCGATGCGGCGGCTGCCGCCTTTCCCGCCTGGGCGGCGATGGGGCCGGGCGAGCGGCGCGCGCTGCTGATGAAAGCCGCGCATGCGCTCGAAGCGCGCGGTGAAGACTTTGCCGCCGCAATGGCCGCGGAAACCGGCGCATCCGGCATGTGGGCGGGTTTTAACGTGCATCTGGCGGCAGGCGGTTTGCTCGAAGCCGCCGCGCTGACGACCCAGGTCGGCGGCGAACTGATTCCCTCCGATGTGCCGGGCAGCCTCGCCATGGGCGTGCGTCAGGCGGCGGGCGTCGTGCTCGGCATTGCGCCCTGGAATGCGCCGGTGATCCTGGCCGTGCGCGCCATCGCCTTGCCGCTGGCGTGCGGCAACACCGTGGTGCTCAAAGGCTCCGAGATCTGTCCGGCCACGCATGGGCTGATCGTCGAGGTGCTGCAGGAAGCAGGCTTGCCGAAGGGCGTGGTGAATTTCGTGACCAATGCCCCTGCCGATGCGGGTGCCGTAGTCGAGGCGATGATCGCGCATCCGAAGGTGCGGCGCGTCAACTTCACGGGCTCGACGCACGTCGGCAAGATCATTGCCGCGACGTGTGCGCGTTATCTGAAACCAGCCGTGCTCGAACTGGGCGGCAAGGCGCCGTTGATCGTGCTCGACGACGCGGATCTCGACGCGGCAGTCAACGCCGCGGCCTTCGGCGCATTCGCCAACTCGGGGCAGATCTGCATGTCGACCGAGCGGATTATCGTCGACCGGCGCGTGGCCGATGCCTTCGTGGCACAACTGGCCACCAAATCGCGTGGCCTGCCGCTGGGCGATCCGCGCAAGGGGCCGGTCGTGCTGGGTTCGGTCGTGGATATGAGCACGGTCGAACGCTGCAACGCGCTGATCGACGACGCGCTGGCCAAAGGCGCCACGCTGGTGTGCGGCGGCAAGGCGGACAGCACGCTGATGCCCGCGACGCTGCTCGATCACGTCACGCCTGCGATGCGCATTTATGCCGAGGAATCGTTTGGGCCGGTGAAGGCCATCGTGCGGGTCGACGGCGAGGAAGAGGCGCTGGCCTGCGCGAATGACAACGAATACGGTTTGTCGTCCGCAGTGTTTAGCCGCGATGTGGCGCGGGCGATGAATCTCGCGCGACGCATCGAATCCGGCATCTGCCACGTCAACGGTCCTACTGTGCACGACGAAGCCCAGATGCCGTTTGGCGGAGTGAAGGGTAGTGGCCTGGGACGTTTTGGCGGTCAGGCGGGGATTGCGGAATTCACCGATCTGCGCTGGATCACGGTGCAGACGACGCCACGTCACTATCCGTTCTGA
- a CDS encoding MFS transporter encodes MTRYSLPAAVAGAPPGDYSARQASEPAQTAVDIGSVLDDGPYTVVQKVVVFLAALSIIVDGFDSQLIGFAIPVLIKEWGIARTAFAPVVAAGLTGMGIGSACAGLFADRFGRRWAVIGSVLLFGAATCAISFAPNILTIAVLRLIAGFGIGGALPSSTTLTAEFTPSRRRTLAITATIVCVPLGGMVAGLFAHVILPAYGWRGLFLTGGILPLVLGVLLLFTLPESPRFLARRPQRWAELSRLLARMSRHVAMDAVFTDKREQAAEQHTGFTALFRQGRAADTVAIWCAFFMCLLAVYSAFSWLPTMLTTQGLSVSVAGSGLTAYNLGGVVGALVCAVAIARSGSRWPLLICSAGGALSAWFLLGVDVSQHTGWLIFGLGVHGLFVNAVQSTMYALCAYVYPTGVRATGTASALAFGRIGAILSAFAGAVVITTGGASSYLTMLGAAMLVVMIALMVVKRHIPKPGV; translated from the coding sequence ATGACCCGTTATTCCCTGCCGGCCGCGGTTGCCGGCGCACCGCCTGGCGACTATAGCGCGCGCCAGGCGAGCGAGCCCGCGCAGACCGCGGTGGATATTGGCAGCGTGCTCGACGATGGACCCTATACCGTGGTTCAGAAGGTGGTGGTGTTCCTCGCGGCGCTTTCGATTATCGTCGACGGCTTCGACAGCCAACTGATCGGTTTTGCGATTCCGGTGCTGATCAAGGAGTGGGGCATCGCCCGCACGGCGTTCGCGCCGGTGGTGGCCGCCGGCCTGACCGGCATGGGGATAGGCAGCGCCTGCGCCGGGCTGTTCGCGGATCGCTTCGGGCGGCGTTGGGCGGTGATCGGCAGCGTGCTGCTGTTCGGCGCGGCCACATGCGCGATCAGCTTCGCGCCGAACATCCTGACGATCGCGGTGCTGCGCCTGATCGCGGGGTTCGGCATCGGCGGAGCGCTGCCCAGTTCCACCACCTTGACGGCGGAGTTCACGCCGTCGCGGCGCCGCACGCTGGCGATCACGGCGACGATCGTGTGCGTGCCGCTCGGCGGCATGGTGGCCGGCCTGTTCGCTCACGTGATCCTGCCGGCGTACGGCTGGCGCGGTCTGTTTCTGACCGGCGGGATCCTGCCATTGGTGCTTGGCGTCCTGTTGCTGTTCACGTTGCCGGAGTCGCCCCGTTTCCTCGCACGTCGACCGCAGCGCTGGGCGGAATTGAGCCGCTTGCTCGCGCGCATGTCGCGCCACGTCGCAATGGATGCGGTGTTTACCGATAAGCGCGAGCAGGCCGCCGAACAGCACACTGGCTTCACGGCGCTGTTCCGCCAAGGCCGCGCGGCCGACACGGTGGCGATCTGGTGTGCGTTCTTCATGTGTCTGCTGGCGGTGTATAGCGCATTCAGCTGGCTGCCGACCATGCTGACCACGCAAGGTTTGTCCGTCTCCGTGGCGGGGTCGGGGCTGACCGCGTACAACCTCGGTGGCGTGGTGGGCGCACTGGTTTGTGCGGTGGCGATTGCCCGCTCGGGATCGCGCTGGCCGCTCCTGATCTGCAGTGCCGGCGGCGCGCTGAGCGCATGGTTTCTGCTCGGCGTGGACGTATCGCAGCACACCGGCTGGTTGATCTTCGGGCTTGGCGTGCATGGCCTGTTCGTGAACGCGGTGCAATCGACGATGTATGCCCTGTGCGCCTACGTTTATCCGACCGGCGTGCGGGCAACCGGTACTGCTTCGGCGCTGGCGTTTGGACGCATCGGTGCGATTCTGAGCGCCTTCGCGGGAGCCGTCGTGATCACCACCGGCGGCGCTTCGTCGTACCTCACGATGCTGGGTGCAGCGATGCTGGTCGTGATGATCGCGCTGATGGTGGTCAAGCGGCATATCCCTAAGCCCGGCGTTTGA
- a CDS encoding porin — MKYRIALGSALLGVSATSFAQSSVTLYGILDTGVEYVTHADAAGDSVVRMPGVTGELPSRWGLRGKEDLGAGWSAIFTLESGFNVKNGALNQGGRLFGRQAWVGLMGPYGSLTFGRQYTMTYWALSDSDLLGPDIYGGTGSFDQYLPSARSDNTVVYKGTFSGITFGATYSFGRDSTGTGNSAGQGTCAGPVPGSSQTCREWSTMLRYDMNGYGVAAAYDEQRGGPGAAADFYDGTTPFALTNSGDKDVRMQLNGYGHIGPVKIGGGWLGRHVETVSPDIPDVRSNLFYVSAAYNLNPALVLDGGVYRMLNRQDDTRGTIAVVRTTYLLSKSSAVYLQGGYLFNSAHAAYTISQGGGGTTPGFGMGQPGVMAGVRHAF; from the coding sequence ATGAAATATCGGATCGCATTGGGCAGCGCCCTGCTGGGCGTCAGCGCCACGTCGTTTGCACAGAGTAGCGTGACGCTGTATGGCATTCTCGATACCGGCGTGGAATACGTGACGCATGCCGACGCCGCAGGCGACAGCGTCGTGCGGATGCCGGGCGTGACCGGCGAATTGCCGTCGCGCTGGGGGCTGCGCGGCAAAGAGGATCTGGGGGCCGGCTGGTCGGCGATCTTCACGCTGGAGAGCGGCTTTAACGTGAAGAACGGCGCGCTCAACCAGGGCGGCCGCCTGTTCGGACGCCAGGCGTGGGTTGGGCTGATGGGTCCATACGGCAGCCTGACGTTCGGCCGCCAGTACACGATGACCTATTGGGCCTTGAGCGACTCCGACCTGCTCGGGCCGGACATCTACGGCGGTACCGGCTCATTCGACCAATACCTGCCGAGCGCTCGCAGCGACAATACGGTGGTCTACAAAGGCACATTTTCGGGCATCACGTTCGGCGCGACCTATTCGTTTGGCCGCGATTCGACGGGTACCGGCAATTCGGCGGGACAGGGTACCTGCGCGGGGCCGGTGCCGGGCAGCTCGCAAACCTGCCGTGAATGGTCGACGATGCTGCGCTATGACATGAACGGCTACGGGGTAGCGGCCGCGTACGACGAACAACGCGGCGGCCCAGGCGCGGCGGCGGACTTTTATGACGGCACCACGCCGTTCGCGCTGACCAATTCGGGCGACAAGGACGTGCGCATGCAGTTGAACGGCTACGGCCATATCGGCCCGGTGAAGATTGGCGGGGGCTGGCTGGGACGGCATGTCGAAACGGTGTCGCCGGACATTCCCGATGTCCGTTCGAATCTGTTCTACGTGAGCGCTGCCTATAACCTGAATCCGGCGCTGGTTCTGGACGGCGGCGTGTACCGGATGCTCAATCGCCAGGACGACACGCGCGGTACGATCGCCGTGGTGCGCACGACGTATCTGCTGTCGAAAAGCTCAGCGGTGTATCTGCAAGGCGGGTATCTGTTTAACAGCGCGCACGCGGCCTATACCATCAGCCAGGGTGGTGGTGGAACCACGCCGGGGTTTGGGATGGGGCAGCCTGGTGTGATGGCGGGGGTACGGCATGCGTTTTGA
- the gabD gene encoding NADP-dependent succinate-semialdehyde dehydrogenase, translating into MEKAASTSASQIKLNDPTLLKTKAYIAGEWTPSDDETTIEVRNPATGEQLARIPRMGTSETRRAIEAANKAWPAWRTKTAKQRSTILRAWHDLMLENADDLALILTTEQGKPLAEAKGEILYAASFLEWFAEEAKRVYGDTIPTPAADKRIVVTKEPIGVCAAITPWNFPAAMITRKVGPALAAGCPIIVKPAEATPLSALALAVLAERAGVPAGIFSVVTGDPKAIGAEMTANPIVRKLSFTGSTAVGRLLMAQCAPTVKKVSLELGGNAPFIVFEDADLDAAVAGAIASKYRNSGQTCVCTNRFYVHDKVYDAFAAKLRDAVEQLKVGRGTDDGVSQGPLINEAAVLKVESHIEDALAKGARIVTGGKRHALGHGFFEPTVLADVTPAMKVARDETFGPLAPLFRFSSDEEVIALANDTEFGLASYFYSRDIGRVWRVAEALEYGMVGINTGLISNEVAPFGGVKQSGLGREGSHYGIDDYVVIKYLCIGGV; encoded by the coding sequence ATGGAAAAAGCAGCGTCCACCTCAGCATCGCAGATAAAACTGAATGACCCCACGCTATTAAAAACAAAGGCCTACATCGCAGGCGAATGGACCCCGTCGGACGACGAAACAACCATAGAAGTCCGAAACCCCGCCACCGGCGAACAGCTAGCCAGAATCCCCCGAATGGGCACATCCGAAACCCGCCGCGCGATCGAAGCAGCCAACAAAGCCTGGCCAGCATGGCGAACCAAAACCGCCAAACAACGCTCGACCATCCTCCGTGCCTGGCACGACCTGATGCTCGAAAACGCCGACGACCTCGCCCTCATCCTCACCACCGAACAAGGCAAACCCCTAGCCGAAGCCAAAGGCGAAATCCTCTACGCCGCGTCCTTCCTCGAATGGTTTGCCGAAGAGGCCAAACGCGTCTACGGCGACACCATCCCCACGCCCGCAGCCGATAAACGCATCGTCGTCACCAAAGAACCCATCGGCGTCTGCGCAGCCATCACCCCGTGGAATTTCCCCGCCGCGATGATCACCCGCAAAGTCGGCCCCGCTCTCGCCGCCGGTTGCCCCATCATCGTCAAACCCGCCGAAGCCACCCCGCTCTCCGCCCTCGCACTCGCCGTGCTGGCCGAACGCGCCGGCGTGCCCGCCGGCATCTTCAGCGTCGTCACCGGCGACCCGAAAGCCATCGGCGCTGAAATGACCGCCAATCCGATCGTGCGCAAGCTGTCGTTCACAGGCTCGACCGCCGTAGGCCGTCTGTTGATGGCGCAATGTGCACCCACCGTCAAGAAAGTCTCGCTCGAACTCGGCGGCAATGCCCCCTTCATCGTCTTCGAAGACGCCGATCTCGATGCGGCCGTTGCCGGTGCCATCGCCTCCAAGTATCGCAATAGCGGGCAAACCTGCGTCTGCACCAACCGCTTCTACGTGCATGACAAGGTCTACGACGCCTTCGCCGCCAAACTGCGCGACGCCGTCGAACAGTTGAAGGTCGGTCGCGGTACAGATGACGGCGTCAGCCAGGGCCCCCTCATTAATGAAGCCGCAGTCCTCAAGGTCGAGTCGCATATCGAAGACGCACTCGCCAAAGGCGCGCGCATCGTCACCGGCGGGAAGCGTCACGCGCTCGGCCACGGCTTCTTCGAACCCACCGTCCTCGCCGACGTCACCCCCGCAATGAAAGTGGCGCGCGACGAAACCTTCGGCCCGCTCGCGCCGCTGTTCCGCTTCTCGTCGGACGAGGAAGTCATCGCCCTCGCCAACGATACGGAATTCGGCCTCGCGTCCTACTTCTATAGCCGCGATATCGGCCGTGTGTGGCGCGTCGCCGAAGCGCTCGAGTACGGCATGGTCGGCATCAACACCGGACTCATCTCCAACGAGGTCGCCCCCTTTGGCGGCGTCAAGCAGTCCGGCCTCGGTCGCGAAGGCTCGCACTACGGTATCGACGACTATGTCGTGATCAAGTATCTGTGCATCGGTGGAGTTTGA
- a CDS encoding IS3 family transposase (programmed frameshift): MSRRNITDEFKAEAVQLVVAQGYSFAKASEALGVGDTALRRWVAQWRAEQVQPPRTQVQVKADQRRIRELEARVVELERERDILKKFHGLLRQGTGSLLEVIRSLKKAWPVSLMCRLLKVPRSSYYAFAGRVCKPAASPALLRTVRQIHSESRSSYGSRRMARALQQQGHAIGRYRARSLMREAQLAVARRRTHRYRKAEGEALVAPNLLERKFEPGAINRVWAGDITYVRTRQGWSYLAIVMDLHSRRIVGWAFALQADTELVIQALQQARSSRRPAPGLMFHSDQGCQYTSERFVSDLKANGMVQSMSRKGNCWDNAVVERFFRSLKSEWIGEQEYCSHEQAQRDIAGYVADFYNYRRIHSAANDSPPARYEASIY; encoded by the exons ATGAGCAGACGGAACATAACTGACGAATTCAAGGCAGAAGCGGTGCAGCTGGTGGTTGCGCAGGGCTACTCGTTCGCGAAGGCCAGCGAAGCGCTAGGTGTTGGCGATACGGCGTTGCGGCGGTGGGTGGCGCAGTGGCGCGCCGAGCAGGTCCAGCCGCCGCGCACGCAGGTGCAGGTCAAAGCTGACCAGCGGCGTATCCGGGAGCTTGAGGCGCGGGTGGTCGAGCTTGAACGTGAGCGCGACATACTAAAAAAGT TCCACGGCCTTCTTCGTCAAGGAACTGGATCGCTCCTCGAAGTGATCCGTTCGCTGAAGAAGGCCTGGCCGGTGAGTCTGATGTGCAGGTTGCTGAAGGTGCCGCGAAGCAGCTACTACGCGTTCGCGGGACGGGTTTGCAAGCCGGCAGCTTCACCCGCGCTACTCAGAACTGTGCGCCAGATCCACAGCGAGAGCCGCAGCAGTTACGGCAGTCGCAGGATGGCGCGGGCGCTGCAGCAGCAAGGTCACGCGATCGGACGCTACCGGGCCCGTTCGCTGATGCGCGAGGCGCAACTGGCGGTGGCGCGACGGCGAACGCACCGCTATCGCAAGGCCGAAGGTGAAGCACTGGTGGCGCCCAACCTGCTGGAGCGCAAGTTCGAGCCGGGTGCGATCAACCGGGTATGGGCCGGTGACATTACGTATGTGAGAACGCGGCAGGGCTGGTCCTATCTGGCGATCGTGATGGATCTGCATTCGCGTCGCATCGTGGGCTGGGCGTTTGCCTTGCAGGCGGATACCGAGCTGGTGATCCAGGCGCTACAGCAGGCCCGCAGCAGCCGGCGCCCAGCCCCCGGACTGATGTTCCACTCCGACCAGGGCTGCCAGTACACCAGCGAACGCTTCGTGAGTGATCTGAAGGCAAACGGGATGGTGCAGAGCATGAGCCGAAAGGGAAACTGCTGGGACAACGCGGTGGTCGAGCGCTTCTTCAGAAGCCTGAAGAGTGAATGGATCGGAGAACAGGAGTACTGCAGTCACGAACAGGCCCAGCGCGATATCGCGGGTTACGTGGCTGACTTTTACAACTACCGGCGCATCCATTCGGCGGCCAATGATTCGCCACCGGCGCGTTATGAGGCTTCTATTTACTGA